Proteins from a single region of Candidatus Cloacimonadota bacterium:
- the miaA gene encoding tRNA (adenosine(37)-N6)-dimethylallyltransferase MiaA: MIKSKTDIPIITIQGPTAVGKSSLALKIAEELSTEIISADSRQVYKYLDIGTSKPTKEEQELIKHHLIDIVYPNEEYNAGMFIKDAEPIITGLYEKKKIPLIVGGTGFYIKSLLEGLVEIPDIPKSIRNEFEKIAEEKGADNIHEHLKNIDPYAAKRIEKNDVQKMLRAIEVWEFTGKPISQFWKEQKTENKYNVFNILLTEKREILYQRIEQRVDKMMKKGLLEEVKELLKKGYKESDPGLITVGYREFYPYLKKEKNLDDCISLVKQNTRNYAKRQFTWFRKIDFDLTLPANDIKFYDIIELLKDFGNAGS, encoded by the coding sequence ATGATAAAATCGAAAACTGACATCCCAATCATAACTATTCAAGGCCCAACTGCTGTTGGAAAGAGCAGTCTCGCTCTTAAAATTGCTGAAGAATTAAGTACCGAAATTATTTCTGCAGACTCCAGGCAGGTTTATAAATATCTTGATATCGGAACTTCCAAACCAACAAAAGAAGAACAGGAATTGATCAAGCATCATCTTATCGATATTGTTTATCCCAATGAAGAATACAATGCCGGAATGTTCATCAAAGATGCAGAACCGATCATCACTGGATTGTATGAAAAAAAGAAGATTCCTTTAATTGTCGGAGGAACAGGATTTTATATAAAATCATTGCTCGAAGGATTAGTGGAAATTCCTGATATTCCAAAATCGATCAGGAATGAATTTGAAAAAATAGCAGAAGAAAAAGGAGCAGATAACATCCATGAACATTTAAAAAACATCGATCCTTATGCTGCCAAACGAATTGAAAAAAACGATGTTCAAAAAATGTTAAGAGCAATCGAGGTTTGGGAATTTACAGGTAAACCTATTTCTCAATTCTGGAAAGAACAGAAAACAGAAAACAAATACAATGTTTTTAATATCCTGCTAACAGAAAAGAGAGAAATTCTTTATCAAAGAATCGAGCAACGAGTCGATAAAATGATGAAAAAAGGTCTTCTGGAGGAAGTGAAAGAGCTTTTGAAAAAAGGATATAAAGAATCTGATCCGGGACTGATAACAGTCGGATACAGAGAGTTTTATCCATACCTGAAAAAGGAGAAAAATTTAGACGATTGTATCTCCTTAGTAAAACAAAACACACGAAATTATGCTAAACGACAATTCACTTGGTTTAGAAAAATAGATTTTGATTTGACATTGCCGGCAAACGATATTAAATTTTATGATATTATTGAATTATTAAAAGATTTTGGAAATGCCGGGAGTTAA